The Caulifigura coniformis genome includes a region encoding these proteins:
- a CDS encoding recombinase family protein, which yields MSKIAVYVRVSTFDQEKGIESQKTVLREYLEAHGMGEARWYTDRMSGATTKRPEFEKLQKEVFSGRVKCIVCWKLDRISRSLKDGINVLTDWIEKDVRVVAVAQQLDFSGTVGQLIATVFFALAQMERENLRENTKRGMYDARLRGARIGKRPSLFAKDIVPLLEKGMSLSGAAKHLKKSRQAVYDCLKREQIDLSIYTSHQK from the coding sequence ATGTCCAAGATCGCCGTTTACGTCCGGGTGAGCACGTTCGACCAAGAGAAGGGAATCGAGTCACAGAAGACGGTGCTACGCGAATACCTCGAAGCCCACGGCATGGGGGAAGCAAGGTGGTACACCGACAGGATGTCCGGGGCGACCACGAAGCGCCCGGAGTTCGAAAAGCTACAGAAGGAGGTCTTCTCCGGCCGCGTGAAGTGCATTGTCTGCTGGAAGCTCGACAGGATTTCGCGAAGCCTAAAGGACGGGATCAATGTCCTCACCGACTGGATTGAGAAGGATGTCCGGGTCGTCGCCGTCGCTCAGCAGCTCGACTTCTCGGGGACTGTTGGTCAGCTGATCGCAACAGTGTTCTTTGCCCTGGCTCAGATGGAACGGGAGAACCTCCGGGAGAACACCAAACGGGGCATGTACGACGCCCGGCTGCGTGGTGCACGGATCGGCAAGCGTCCGTCGTTGTTCGCCAAGGACATCGTCCCGCTGTTGGAGAAAGGAATGTCCCTGTCCGGTGCGGCTAAGCATCTCAAGAAGTCTCGACAGGCCGTCTACGACTGCCTGAAACGCGAACAAATTGATCTCTCTATTTACACGAGCCATCAAAAATAA
- a CDS encoding recombinase family protein produces MTTAVGKEWDVAKLRFGALIRVSTEKQEKLGESLRTQRADAERNVKDMGGTVAGWYGGQEHATPGFEKKELDRLILDATKGRFDAVIVAHADRWSRDNVKSKEGLQVLKKHRVRFFVGKFEYDLFNPTHQFFLGMTAEIGQLHASTQNQKSIENRIARAKRGLPTTGKLPYGRTFDRKSEKWGIDKEKQKVIAEAARRYLDGASMADLAKKYGMNHSNLHKVLMQRCGPEWEMEFTAPEFNIHEKVIVQIPQLLDAKTIKALKKRASANKTYLHQAANDRYLLSGFVFCEQCGYTLFGQTNHNGHRYYRHSRKDGALNCAYDPRPWVRADELEKAVVESLFRTFGNPVAVEKAIEEATPNLDKVRKVQQQIVEIDEDLKKIATGRDKVLDLVVNDAISDHDGQEKLRDLKSREARLKEERERLCTSIGSLPSADAVRDAAKRIAASFNDGYPTASESRMMHKITLANFDVERMSVEDRRSLVRSTFDGTLANGRPMGVYITAVEGEQDHRRKQWQFTLKGHVVDGITAVARRAYH; encoded by the coding sequence GTGACGACAGCAGTGGGCAAGGAGTGGGACGTGGCGAAGCTCAGATTCGGGGCGCTGATTCGCGTATCAACTGAAAAGCAAGAGAAGCTGGGAGAGTCTCTACGGACCCAGAGGGCTGACGCGGAACGCAACGTCAAAGACATGGGCGGGACGGTTGCCGGGTGGTACGGCGGACAGGAACACGCCACACCGGGCTTCGAGAAGAAGGAACTGGACCGTCTCATCCTCGACGCCACCAAGGGCAGGTTCGACGCGGTGATCGTCGCGCACGCGGACAGGTGGTCCCGAGACAACGTGAAGTCCAAGGAGGGTCTGCAGGTTCTCAAGAAGCACCGGGTCCGGTTCTTCGTCGGCAAGTTCGAGTACGACCTGTTCAATCCCACTCACCAATTCTTCCTCGGCATGACGGCCGAGATTGGTCAGCTGCACGCCAGCACTCAGAACCAGAAGTCCATCGAGAACCGGATCGCCAGGGCCAAGAGGGGGTTGCCGACCACCGGAAAACTGCCCTACGGCCGGACGTTTGACCGGAAGTCGGAGAAGTGGGGCATTGATAAGGAGAAGCAGAAGGTCATCGCCGAGGCGGCACGTCGATATCTGGACGGGGCATCGATGGCAGACCTTGCCAAGAAGTACGGCATGAACCACTCCAATTTGCACAAGGTGTTGATGCAGCGGTGCGGTCCGGAATGGGAAATGGAGTTCACGGCGCCGGAGTTCAACATCCACGAGAAGGTCATCGTCCAAATCCCGCAACTGTTGGACGCGAAGACAATCAAGGCCCTGAAGAAGCGAGCCTCTGCCAACAAAACGTATCTGCATCAGGCGGCGAACGACCGTTACCTCCTGAGTGGATTCGTCTTCTGTGAGCAGTGCGGCTACACCCTGTTCGGTCAGACGAATCACAACGGGCACCGCTACTACCGTCACTCCCGCAAGGACGGTGCGTTGAACTGCGCCTACGACCCCCGTCCGTGGGTGCGTGCGGACGAACTGGAGAAGGCGGTTGTCGAGAGCCTGTTCCGGACATTTGGGAATCCGGTTGCCGTCGAGAAGGCCATTGAGGAGGCGACCCCCAACCTCGACAAAGTCCGCAAGGTTCAGCAGCAGATTGTCGAGATTGACGAGGACCTGAAGAAGATCGCCACCGGACGAGACAAGGTTCTGGATCTCGTCGTCAATGATGCCATCAGTGACCACGACGGCCAGGAAAAGCTACGGGACTTAAAATCCCGGGAGGCTCGTCTCAAAGAGGAACGGGAGCGCCTCTGCACCAGCATCGGTTCGCTGCCGTCTGCAGACGCCGTGCGTGATGCCGCCAAACGGATCGCCGCGTCGTTCAACGACGGTTATCCGACCGCATCAGAGTCAAGGATGATGCACAAAATCACGTTGGCCAACTTCGACGTGGAACGCATGTCGGTGGAGGACCGTCGCTCGCTGGTCCGGTCCACATTCGACGGCACGCTCGCCAACGGCCGTCCGATGGGCGTCTACATCACTGCCGTTGAAGGTGAGCAAGACCACCGCAGGAAACAGTGGCAATTCACTCTGAAGGGACATGTTGTCGATGGAATTACAGCAGTAGCTCGTCGTGCTTACCATTGA
- a CDS encoding YjbQ family protein, translating into MKSHTRHLTLELPERMGFLNITPLIQDELRASGIREGLCLVNGKHDELLL; encoded by the coding sequence ATGAAATCCCACACCCGCCATCTCACCCTCGAACTCCCCGAGCGGATGGGGTTCCTGAACATCACGCCGCTGATCCAGGACGAACTGCGGGCGAGCGGCATCCGGGAGGGGTTGTGCCTTGTCAATGGTAAGCACGACGAGCTACTGCTGTAA
- a CDS encoding DUF1254 domain-containing protein, with protein sequence MSRFIQTVGLILILAAQAAAQNIPPLMKQINNGNWLDQKDAESFRDELFYQRACQVYMSMLPALNVIGMKDGSEKEFGAGYNVLPIWKDRMDSRCWVPTPNADVIYSMSYLDLKQDGPLVVAAPPNVIGMFTDFFQRTLTDVGAIGPDRARGGLYLILPPNYDGPRPAGYFTVQSSTYNVFLFFRTVMAKGDGKPDPKPAVANAEQTRVYPLWAPEKDVKPMQFPNASGKRLNMMYPVDNSYWTKLKEFVDYEPISAIDMRERGALAAIGIIKGQPFKPTEREQELLKKAVENTPKMLLALRQLGRPDGRQLYYKDRQYENAWSGATSEDFQESYFDVNLQAAYYQYVYSSAPAMAMRTINAGSKYPFTTRDAKGEHMNGSNTYKLHMPPNPPAALFWAVTAYNVTDGTMPETDQLMPSTNGYYDIPKNPDGSIDIWFGPKKPDGVADAAFIKTVPNRNFLVALRLYGSGIEFYDQTWKPDDVVKVK encoded by the coding sequence ATGTCGCGCTTCATCCAGACGGTCGGGCTCATTCTGATTCTGGCCGCTCAGGCGGCCGCCCAGAACATTCCGCCGTTGATGAAGCAGATCAACAACGGCAACTGGCTCGATCAGAAGGATGCCGAGTCGTTCCGCGATGAACTGTTCTACCAGCGGGCCTGTCAGGTCTACATGTCGATGCTGCCGGCGCTGAACGTTATCGGCATGAAGGACGGTTCGGAAAAGGAGTTCGGCGCGGGCTACAACGTGCTGCCCATCTGGAAGGACCGGATGGACAGCCGCTGCTGGGTGCCGACGCCCAACGCCGACGTCATCTACTCGATGAGCTATCTCGATCTGAAACAGGATGGCCCGCTGGTCGTCGCCGCGCCGCCGAACGTGATCGGGATGTTCACCGATTTCTTCCAGCGGACTCTCACCGATGTCGGAGCGATCGGCCCCGACCGCGCGCGGGGCGGGCTCTACCTGATCCTGCCGCCAAACTATGACGGGCCAAGACCGGCCGGCTACTTCACCGTCCAGTCCTCCACATACAACGTCTTCCTCTTCTTCCGCACGGTGATGGCGAAGGGAGACGGCAAGCCCGACCCGAAACCGGCCGTCGCCAACGCAGAGCAGACCCGGGTCTACCCGCTGTGGGCTCCGGAGAAGGACGTGAAGCCGATGCAGTTCCCCAATGCCAGCGGGAAGCGGCTGAACATGATGTATCCGGTCGACAACTCCTACTGGACGAAACTGAAGGAGTTCGTCGACTACGAACCGATCTCGGCCATCGACATGCGCGAGCGGGGCGCACTCGCGGCGATCGGCATCATCAAGGGCCAGCCTTTCAAGCCGACCGAGCGGGAGCAGGAGCTGCTGAAGAAAGCCGTCGAGAACACTCCAAAAATGCTGCTTGCTTTGCGCCAGCTCGGCCGCCCTGATGGCCGCCAGCTGTACTATAAAGACCGCCAGTACGAAAACGCCTGGTCCGGCGCCACGTCGGAGGATTTCCAGGAAAGCTATTTCGATGTGAACCTGCAGGCCGCCTACTACCAGTACGTCTATTCCTCGGCCCCGGCAATGGCCATGCGCACAATCAACGCCGGCTCGAAGTATCCCTTCACGACGCGCGACGCGAAGGGCGAGCACATGAACGGCTCGAACACCTACAAGCTGCACATGCCGCCGAATCCTCCGGCCGCGCTGTTCTGGGCCGTGACCGCCTACAACGTCACTGACGGCACCATGCCCGAGACGGATCAACTGATGCCGTCCACCAACGGCTACTACGACATCCCCAAGAACCCGGATGGCTCGATCGACATCTGGTTTGGCCCGAAGAAGCCGGACGGCGTCGCGGATGCAGCGTTCATCAAGACCGTGCCGAACCGCAATTTCCTCGTCGCCCTGCGCCTGTACGGCTCTGGCATCGAGTTCTACGACCAGACCTGGAAGCCGGATGACGTGGTCAAGGTGAAGTAG
- a CDS encoding tetratricopeptide repeat protein produces MPTVSDVGPLCEQARALMKQKKVSEARSLFEQAIELDPRSIPAFEGAAATAYAEKDFERAAAHYKRLTLLDLRHAQPAVNLGAVCNRMGDYAGALKTLRTAVSKDRKCAAAYYNMGIAHKGLNQLSMAVTAYKEAVRLDPKMVDASFNLANLLLEMGSFQQAVVYFEKALEADPAFEKARRGLQRAHDAKDESKKNQKAFGRLVDEELTAKNQEEVEYRLLTPKERFDDRTDLHQLAKETENLAIATLSQLHDELTPALQKMQHAASAGGETRNLGAESEALREAVMHFQSVAAAFNEKLAALREHERLMRD; encoded by the coding sequence ATGCCGACTGTGTCCGATGTGGGGCCGCTCTGTGAACAGGCGCGGGCGCTGATGAAGCAGAAGAAGGTCTCGGAGGCCCGGAGTCTCTTCGAGCAGGCGATCGAGCTCGATCCCCGCAGCATTCCCGCCTTCGAGGGGGCGGCCGCGACGGCGTACGCCGAGAAGGATTTCGAGCGGGCGGCGGCCCACTACAAGCGGCTCACGCTCCTCGACCTTCGCCACGCCCAGCCGGCGGTGAACCTGGGGGCAGTGTGCAACCGGATGGGGGACTATGCGGGGGCTCTCAAGACGCTTCGCACAGCTGTTTCGAAGGACCGGAAGTGCGCGGCCGCGTATTACAACATGGGGATCGCCCACAAGGGGCTGAACCAGCTGAGCATGGCGGTCACCGCGTACAAGGAGGCAGTGCGGCTCGATCCGAAGATGGTGGACGCGAGCTTCAACCTGGCGAACCTGCTGCTGGAGATGGGAAGTTTCCAGCAGGCGGTGGTGTACTTCGAGAAGGCGCTGGAAGCCGATCCGGCGTTCGAGAAGGCGCGGCGGGGGCTGCAGCGGGCGCACGATGCGAAGGACGAATCGAAGAAGAACCAGAAGGCGTTCGGCCGGCTGGTGGATGAAGAGCTGACCGCGAAGAATCAGGAAGAAGTCGAATACCGGCTGCTGACGCCGAAGGAGCGATTCGACGATCGCACCGACCTGCATCAGCTGGCAAAGGAGACGGAGAACCTGGCGATCGCGACGCTGTCACAGCTGCATGATGAACTGACGCCGGCGCTACAGAAGATGCAGCACGCGGCCTCGGCCGGGGGGGAGACGCGAAACCTAGGCGCGGAGAGTGAAGCGCTGCGCGAGGCAGTGATGCACTTTCAATCGGTCGCGGCCGCGTTCAATGAGAAGCTGGCGGCGCTTCGCGAGCATGAGCGGCTGATGCGGGATTGA
- a CDS encoding amidophosphoribosyltransferase, translating to MADLFHECGVAAIYHLPGETSSLAPLHGRNAVSRLIPRLLLDIQNRGQLAAGMTSFHPDRNQLIDTHKDVGSVTEVFKLNHPALADELMAEYEGVAAIGHVRYATCGKDDRSYAQPFERHHIEKRKWFAFGFNGQLANYRELRQEILSQGNFHLARETDTETLMHLISQEISNQPEGVNLKLMLENLAKKLDGAWNIVFLNSLGDMVVARDPLGIRPLCYAIEDNLFAAASESVALSNLGFSPESIISLLPGQAVIIQNGKLSVVQFAESKKQAHCFFEWIYFANVCSTLDDRSVYLTRKALGEELASQEQVPIDETTIVVPVPDTAKAAADSMAYALGIPCLEGLIRNRYVGRTFIEGTNRADKAKTKYTPLREVMEGRRVFVVEDTIVRSTTMKTLISQIRNRGGAREVHVRVACPPIYAPCFYGIDMSSVAELFAPKYMNEPRITAEIEARMAADLGADSLRYLPLESVARAVAKPPEALCQACLNGEYPTAAGEKLYQISLEQCSSDRAGAPSRIVELNEPVLSTRL from the coding sequence ATGGCAGACCTCTTTCATGAGTGCGGCGTTGCCGCGATCTATCACCTTCCTGGTGAAACGAGTTCGCTCGCGCCGTTGCATGGGCGCAACGCCGTCTCGCGGCTGATTCCGAGGCTGCTGCTCGACATCCAGAACCGCGGCCAGCTCGCGGCGGGGATGACGTCGTTCCATCCCGATCGCAACCAGCTGATCGACACCCATAAAGACGTCGGCTCCGTCACCGAAGTCTTCAAGCTGAACCACCCGGCTCTCGCCGACGAGCTGATGGCGGAGTACGAAGGGGTCGCGGCGATCGGCCACGTCCGTTACGCGACGTGCGGAAAGGACGACCGCAGCTACGCCCAGCCGTTCGAACGGCACCATATCGAGAAGCGGAAGTGGTTCGCCTTCGGGTTCAACGGCCAGCTCGCCAACTACCGCGAGCTGCGGCAGGAAATCCTCTCGCAGGGGAACTTCCACCTCGCCCGCGAGACCGACACTGAAACGCTGATGCACCTCATCAGCCAGGAAATCTCGAACCAGCCGGAAGGGGTGAACCTCAAGCTGATGCTTGAGAACCTGGCGAAGAAGCTGGACGGGGCGTGGAACATCGTGTTCCTCAATTCTCTCGGCGACATGGTGGTCGCCCGCGACCCGCTGGGCATCCGCCCGCTGTGCTACGCGATCGAAGACAACCTGTTTGCCGCCGCCAGCGAAAGCGTGGCCCTCTCGAACCTCGGCTTCTCGCCCGAGTCGATCATCAGCCTGCTGCCGGGCCAGGCCGTCATCATCCAGAACGGCAAGCTGTCGGTGGTGCAGTTCGCCGAGTCGAAGAAGCAGGCTCACTGCTTTTTCGAATGGATCTACTTCGCCAACGTCTGCAGCACGCTGGATGACCGCAGCGTGTACCTGACGCGGAAGGCGCTGGGCGAAGAACTGGCCTCCCAGGAGCAGGTTCCGATCGACGAGACGACGATCGTCGTTCCGGTTCCGGACACGGCGAAGGCGGCGGCCGACTCGATGGCGTATGCCCTCGGCATTCCCTGCCTCGAAGGGTTGATCCGCAACCGCTATGTCGGACGAACCTTCATCGAAGGGACCAATCGGGCCGACAAGGCGAAGACGAAGTACACGCCGCTGCGGGAAGTGATGGAAGGTCGGCGGGTGTTCGTGGTGGAAGACACGATCGTCCGTTCGACGACGATGAAGACGCTCATCTCGCAGATCCGGAACCGCGGCGGCGCGCGGGAAGTGCATGTCCGGGTCGCGTGCCCGCCGATTTACGCTCCGTGCTTCTATGGCATCGACATGTCGAGCGTGGCGGAGCTGTTCGCCCCCAAGTACATGAACGAGCCGCGAATTACGGCCGAGATCGAAGCCCGCATGGCGGCTGACCTGGGGGCCGATTCGCTCCGCTACCTGCCGCTGGAATCGGTGGCCCGGGCGGTGGCGAAGCCGCCGGAAGCCCTCTGCCAGGCGTGTCTCAACGGCGAATATCCGACGGCCGCCGGCGAGAAGCTGTACCAGATTTCGCTGGAGCAGTGCTCGAGCGACCGGGCGGGGGCTCCGTCGAGAATCGTCGAGCTCAACGAACCGGTTCTCAGCACCCGGCTGTAA
- a CDS encoding sugar O-acetyltransferase: MRSERDKMLAGELYDPLDPELCTLRDRARDLCQDLNATREAQHAERRRILLDLFGAGGDSVWLQPPFFCDYGGNIRLGKKCFFNFNCIVLDVCQVTVGDFTLFGPAVQIYTATHPLDATLRRTQESGRPITIGSDVWVGGGAIINPGVTIGSRTVIGAGSIVTRDIPDDVFAAGNPCRVIRSLEPGETTSGLRS, encoded by the coding sequence ATGCGCAGTGAACGCGACAAAATGCTCGCCGGCGAACTCTACGATCCGCTCGATCCCGAGCTGTGCACGCTCCGCGACCGGGCCCGCGACCTCTGCCAGGACCTCAACGCCACCCGCGAGGCCCAGCACGCCGAACGCCGCAGAATCCTCTTGGATCTGTTCGGAGCCGGAGGCGACTCCGTCTGGCTGCAGCCTCCTTTCTTCTGCGACTACGGCGGAAACATCCGGCTCGGAAAAAAATGCTTCTTCAACTTCAACTGCATCGTCCTCGACGTCTGCCAGGTGACCGTCGGCGACTTCACCCTGTTCGGACCGGCCGTGCAGATCTACACCGCCACCCACCCCCTCGACGCCACGCTCCGGCGCACCCAGGAGTCGGGCCGGCCGATCACGATCGGGAGCGACGTCTGGGTCGGCGGCGGCGCCATCATTAACCCCGGAGTGACAATCGGCTCACGGACGGTCATCGGGGCCGGAAGCATCGTTACCAGGGACATCCCGGACGACGTCTTCGCGGCCGGGAATCCCTGCCGGGTGATCCGCTCCCTCGAACCGGGAGAAACCACCTCCGGACTCAGAAGTTGA
- a CDS encoding HpcH/HpaI aldolase family protein yields the protein MKTNPVKAALKAGKPQVGTWLSLGNLTATRMLARTGFPWLTVDMEHAPISWNDAAAMFGAIADAGCVPLCRVPEGRHENIKRALDAGAWGIIAPMVDTVEQAKSIIAACKYPPTGTRSIGGSLHALNWGASAGDYFKRANDEILVILQTESPRGVENAEAIYSLPGVDAIFVGPNDLTAQMRGPDGLDPTPEAFEAMLQRILAAGKKTGTPVGLHTQSVEAVQKRIAEGWQFLALGSDIRMMVGSATAWTGALSLKPASGDLARY from the coding sequence ATGAAGACGAATCCCGTAAAGGCCGCGCTGAAAGCCGGCAAACCCCAGGTCGGAACGTGGCTGTCGCTGGGCAATCTGACGGCGACGCGGATGCTCGCGCGGACAGGCTTTCCATGGCTGACGGTCGACATGGAACACGCGCCGATCAGCTGGAACGACGCCGCGGCGATGTTCGGAGCGATCGCCGACGCCGGCTGCGTGCCGTTGTGCCGCGTGCCGGAAGGGCGGCATGAGAACATCAAGCGCGCCCTCGACGCCGGTGCGTGGGGGATCATCGCGCCGATGGTGGATACCGTCGAGCAGGCCAAGTCGATCATCGCCGCCTGCAAGTATCCGCCGACCGGCACGCGGTCGATCGGTGGTTCGCTGCACGCCCTCAACTGGGGGGCGAGCGCAGGCGACTACTTCAAGCGGGCCAATGACGAGATCCTCGTCATCCTGCAGACGGAATCGCCGCGCGGCGTCGAAAACGCCGAAGCGATCTACAGCCTGCCAGGCGTCGACGCGATTTTCGTGGGCCCAAACGACCTGACGGCACAGATGCGCGGCCCGGACGGACTCGACCCGACTCCCGAAGCGTTCGAGGCGATGCTCCAGCGGATCCTCGCGGCCGGCAAGAAAACCGGCACTCCCGTCGGACTGCATACGCAGTCAGTGGAAGCGGTCCAGAAGCGGATTGCCGAAGGCTGGCAGTTCCTGGCGCTCGGCAGCGACATCCGCATGATGGTCGGTTCAGCGACCGCCTGGACCGGGGCCCTCAGCCTGAAGCCGGCCTCGGGAGACCTGGCCCGGTACTAG